The Novipirellula artificiosorum genome contains a region encoding:
- a CDS encoding 3-keto-disaccharide hydrolase, protein MKHDFHAILFTSLMACLTCMPASAEAPPEGFRPLFDGKTLDGWQGRPHFSPIELAKMSESDATSKITDWTDQATVHWTVENGELVNDGAGPYLVTSEDFGDYELLIEYKTVQLADSGIYLKGTPQVQIWDSTNESARKLGADKGSGGLWNNSAGAPGKDPSVLADKPFGEWNSFRIIQVGARTSVWLNDKMVVDHAIMENYWDRQSPLFATGPIELQTHGGEIRWRNLFVREYSAEEANDYLSQHRSEGFESIFNGSDLSGWKGPLDDYEVVEGAIRCKPGRGGLLLFDKEYSNFVARVEFRLPPGGNNGLALRSPGVGDTAYNGMCELQVLDSEHPKFAKLDARQYHGSAYGMAAAHRGYLRETGEWNFQEVTVDGSRIKVELNGNVILDTDLSEVTDFMADRAHPGKDRASGYFGFAGHNDPVEFRKVSIKQLPSPMK, encoded by the coding sequence ATGAAACACGACTTCCATGCAATCCTCTTCACAAGTCTGATGGCTTGCCTGACCTGTATGCCCGCATCTGCCGAAGCCCCGCCCGAAGGGTTTCGCCCCCTTTTCGACGGGAAGACGCTCGACGGCTGGCAAGGACGCCCGCACTTTAGCCCGATCGAATTGGCGAAGATGTCTGAGTCGGATGCCACGTCCAAGATCACCGACTGGACGGATCAGGCCACGGTCCATTGGACCGTGGAGAACGGAGAATTGGTCAACGATGGCGCCGGGCCCTATCTCGTCACCAGCGAGGACTTCGGTGACTACGAACTGTTGATCGAATACAAGACCGTTCAGTTGGCCGACAGCGGCATCTACTTGAAGGGAACCCCGCAAGTCCAAATTTGGGATTCCACGAACGAGTCCGCCCGAAAGCTCGGCGCAGACAAAGGCAGTGGTGGGCTTTGGAACAATAGCGCTGGGGCGCCCGGCAAAGACCCCTCGGTGTTGGCGGACAAGCCGTTTGGAGAATGGAATTCGTTCCGCATCATTCAGGTGGGAGCCAGAACAAGCGTTTGGTTGAACGACAAGATGGTGGTCGATCACGCGATCATGGAGAACTATTGGGACCGCCAATCGCCTCTGTTCGCGACCGGCCCCATTGAACTGCAAACGCATGGGGGCGAGATTCGCTGGCGCAATCTATTCGTTCGCGAGTATTCGGCAGAAGAAGCGAACGACTACTTGAGCCAGCATCGCAGCGAGGGATTCGAATCGATTTTCAATGGCAGCGATTTAAGCGGATGGAAAGGTCCACTGGATGATTATGAGGTCGTCGAGGGGGCGATCCGCTGCAAACCCGGCCGCGGCGGCCTACTGCTGTTCGACAAAGAGTATAGCAACTTTGTCGCCAGAGTTGAGTTTCGCTTGCCTCCCGGTGGCAACAACGGTTTGGCACTGCGATCGCCTGGCGTAGGTGACACAGCCTACAACGGCATGTGCGAGTTGCAAGTGCTCGATTCGGAGCACCCCAAGTTTGCCAAGCTCGACGCGCGACAGTATCACGGTTCGGCTTACGGAATGGCAGCAGCTCATCGAGGCTACTTGCGAGAAACCGGAGAGTGGAATTTCCAAGAAGTCACGGTGGATGGAAGTCGAATCAAGGTGGAATTGAATGGGAACGTGATTTTGGACACCGATCTCTCGGAGGTCACGGACTTCATGGCCGATCGAGCTCACCCTGGAAAAGACCGCGCGAGCGGTTACTTTGGATTCGCCGGACACAATGATCCTGTCGAGTTTCGGAAGGTTTCGATCAAGCAACTGCCGAGCCCAATGAAGTAA
- a CDS encoding sensor histidine kinase: MNLHRKILFALIAVFTGMVAAALGFQALRSQLSVVTIAWNALMAIVGVVSLYSILTRWLLRPLSQLRENMDRLCNGEEETENRPQAPCANDFERLDNQLVKMASKLHSTQHRLAVMSREAGMADAATSVIHNIGNVITNVNVLHATMRQRVETSKVTSLRRAAELLDHHASDIDTFLLHDARGKQLPRFLTTLSDTLEQEHGERLTHLQSMTSGLQHINELLESQQRIGQHVVTPEPVSVSRLVKDAVEMLRASLDRESVMALTVCEQAPAIVLDQSKVMQVLVNLIANARDAVKDLDPSRRQIRIEVSTPVESYLSIDVIDQGCGIASEDLSRVFSSGFTTKPDGHGQGLHFCAIAAEEMNGSLRVSSGGVGEGARFTLSLPRVVKEEWVPS; this comes from the coding sequence ATGAATCTTCATCGAAAGATCTTATTCGCACTGATCGCAGTCTTTACCGGCATGGTTGCCGCTGCGCTTGGGTTTCAAGCTCTAAGGAGCCAGCTCTCGGTTGTTACGATTGCGTGGAATGCCCTGATGGCGATCGTTGGGGTTGTTTCGTTGTACTCGATTCTTACCCGATGGCTGCTGCGCCCGCTGTCGCAGCTACGAGAAAACATGGATCGGCTGTGCAACGGGGAGGAGGAAACGGAAAATCGTCCCCAAGCCCCCTGCGCGAATGACTTCGAGCGGCTCGACAATCAGCTGGTCAAGATGGCGTCAAAGCTGCACTCGACGCAGCACCGTTTGGCGGTCATGTCACGAGAAGCTGGCATGGCCGATGCGGCGACCAGTGTGATTCACAACATCGGCAACGTCATTACCAACGTCAATGTCTTACACGCGACGATGAGACAACGTGTCGAAACCTCGAAGGTGACGTCGCTGCGTCGGGCAGCCGAACTTCTTGATCACCACGCATCCGATATCGACACCTTCCTGCTGCACGATGCTCGTGGAAAACAGCTACCGCGCTTCCTCACCACCCTGTCGGATACGCTCGAACAAGAGCACGGCGAACGGCTGACTCATCTTCAATCCATGACAAGTGGTCTTCAGCATATTAACGAGCTTTTGGAGTCTCAGCAGCGGATCGGGCAGCACGTCGTGACACCGGAACCGGTATCGGTATCCCGATTGGTCAAAGACGCCGTTGAAATGCTGCGCGCGTCGCTCGATCGCGAGAGTGTGATGGCGCTGACGGTTTGCGAGCAGGCACCCGCAATCGTCCTCGACCAAAGCAAGGTCATGCAAGTGCTTGTAAACCTGATCGCGAACGCTCGAGACGCGGTCAAGGATTTGGATCCCTCACGCCGTCAAATCCGCATCGAGGTCTCGACGCCGGTGGAATCCTACCTTTCGATTGACGTGATTGATCAAGGTTGCGGCATTGCAAGTGAAGATCTCTCTCGAGTCTTTTCAAGTGGGTTTACAACGAAGCCGGACGGCCACGGACAAGGACTGCATTTCTGCGCGATTGCCGCTGAGGAAATGAACGGTTCGCTTCGAGTCAGCAGCGGAGGCGTTGGCGAGGGCGCCCGATTTACTCTATCGCTTCCGCGAGTGGTCAAGGAGGAATGGGTACCCTCATGA
- a CDS encoding TolC family protein, translating to MPAQIPSPVIVDQPAMVESDSAYYLPPHDQTFVQSYGPVFQQDSQDESGLNSAVSNGGLTLQMLQAQAVVGNPSIQRVEALVQAARGRALQVGLKANPNVGIDFQQLGSDGQAEQYGVFVEQEFIRREKRSLSRSVVLQEVRRLQQQWMTQRQRVMTDVEIAFMRVLRAQRQIDVTTDLVELSEKALNVAKQLFEAKEVSRSDVLQAELEVQAANILLVNAKNRHTAAWRTLSAVANQPLMVAQPIAGDLMAETEELDFDASLARLYSSSPEIRSAQTEIERARTNVCRQKVEPLPNLTVAGLINWRDNGASGDPDGGLVVSIPLPVHDRNQGAICEAQQQWIAAQRALEQLRWQLQQRLVPVFERYRNAKEQSERYKNQILPKAAETLTLTRETYELGEVNFINLLTAQRTYAQTQLAYIESLESLRIAEAEINGMLLLGSLEANPGS from the coding sequence GTGCCCGCCCAAATACCGTCTCCGGTCATCGTGGACCAACCTGCGATGGTGGAATCCGACTCTGCCTACTACTTGCCGCCACACGACCAGACGTTCGTGCAATCGTATGGGCCCGTGTTTCAGCAAGATAGCCAAGATGAGTCCGGGCTCAATTCGGCAGTCAGCAACGGTGGACTCACACTGCAGATGCTTCAGGCTCAAGCGGTTGTCGGCAACCCGTCGATTCAACGTGTCGAGGCTTTGGTGCAAGCGGCGCGGGGCCGCGCACTGCAGGTTGGCTTGAAAGCGAACCCGAATGTCGGTATCGATTTTCAGCAGCTTGGCAGTGATGGCCAGGCGGAACAATACGGCGTCTTTGTGGAGCAGGAGTTCATTCGACGCGAAAAACGCAGTCTAAGCCGGTCGGTCGTTCTGCAAGAAGTACGGCGATTGCAGCAGCAGTGGATGACGCAGCGGCAGCGCGTCATGACCGATGTGGAAATCGCGTTCATGCGCGTGCTTCGAGCCCAGCGGCAAATCGATGTGACGACCGATCTCGTGGAATTGAGCGAGAAGGCACTGAATGTTGCAAAACAACTGTTCGAAGCTAAGGAAGTCAGCCGTAGCGACGTGTTACAAGCTGAATTAGAAGTGCAGGCAGCGAACATTTTGCTGGTCAATGCAAAGAACCGGCACACGGCGGCATGGCGAACGCTTTCTGCGGTGGCGAACCAACCGTTGATGGTTGCGCAACCGATTGCTGGGGACTTGATGGCGGAAACCGAGGAGTTGGACTTTGATGCTTCGCTTGCGAGGCTGTATTCCAGCAGTCCAGAAATTCGATCGGCCCAGACAGAAATTGAACGCGCCCGCACGAACGTTTGCCGGCAAAAGGTTGAACCGCTTCCGAACCTCACCGTAGCGGGGTTGATCAACTGGCGGGACAACGGCGCCAGTGGCGATCCCGATGGCGGTTTGGTTGTGTCCATTCCCTTGCCGGTTCACGATCGCAATCAGGGCGCGATCTGTGAAGCGCAGCAGCAATGGATTGCCGCCCAGCGTGCCTTGGAACAACTCCGTTGGCAACTGCAACAGCGGTTGGTTCCCGTTTTCGAACGCTACCGAAATGCAAAAGAGCAGTCGGAACGCTACAAGAACCAAATCTTGCCGAAAGCGGCCGAAACACTGACGCTGACTCGCGAAACCTATGAGTTGGGCGAGGTTAACTTTATCAACCTGTTGACCGCCCAGCGGACCTACGCCCAAACGCAACTGGCCTACATCGAATCGCTCGAATCGCTGCGAATTGCCGAAGCGGAGATCAACGGGATGTTGTTGCTGGGCAGTCTCGAAGCCAACCCCGGATCCTGA
- a CDS encoding putative bifunctional diguanylate cyclase/phosphodiesterase, producing MRTLDSAAACKVLLVDDQQSVHDAYRTILTSAPPKTDLEEIEDALFGDIGGQSNAEFNPGFGDDLVQRRTNIVSTIDGQFELSHALQGDQAIGMASAAVAAKDPFEMAFVDMRMPPGMDGLETIQRLWEIDPLLQVVLCPAFSDYSWSTVLKRLGFVDNLLLLKKPFSNEEVFQLAMAMTHKRRAISQSELQLERLRQANEQLQTEVRHRMTAETELQHAASHDSLTKLPNRTCLKRVLSHRFENPQVSANASDALIFLDLDNFKVINDSLGHAVGDQLLIQVAERLQNCVAELDRVPVHRGASPRPPNSPSNLVARLGGDEFVIFLVGNKDQDAAIEFAEQIRYKLCLPYTVSEHELTLGTSLGIAFCGEAAPTPEELMRNADLAMYRAKFSGKHCLAVFDHAMHESMSRRLALEESLRTVLKDGGLRLDFQPIFDMVTGDIVGLESLVRWDHATQGLISPADFIPVAEETGLIVPIGRWILEEACRTIHRISGMRRGVKPISVSVNVSKRQIADHDFVELLGDVLQTYEVPAELLNLEITESLIMETPEDITERLTRISNLGVQIHMDDFGTGHSSLSCLHRFPIDVLKIDRSFVATMQPGDDYESIVHAIITLAHNLDTKVIAEGIETPRQLQQLRELDCDCGQGYLYSKPKSIDELEDLLLEVKPTPSCNPAFGFERYERQLENASI from the coding sequence ATGAGAACACTCGATTCCGCCGCCGCCTGCAAGGTCTTGCTCGTTGACGATCAACAATCGGTACACGATGCCTATCGAACCATCTTAACTTCCGCTCCGCCCAAAACCGATCTTGAAGAGATCGAAGATGCGTTGTTTGGCGATATCGGTGGCCAATCCAATGCCGAATTCAATCCTGGGTTTGGCGACGACTTGGTTCAACGCCGCACCAACATCGTCTCAACGATCGATGGACAATTCGAACTGAGCCACGCCTTGCAAGGTGATCAGGCGATCGGCATGGCGAGCGCTGCCGTGGCCGCCAAGGACCCGTTTGAAATGGCATTCGTGGACATGAGGATGCCACCTGGAATGGACGGCCTTGAAACCATTCAACGGCTGTGGGAGATCGATCCGCTGTTGCAAGTCGTTCTGTGCCCAGCCTTTTCCGACTACTCCTGGTCCACCGTGCTCAAACGGCTCGGATTCGTTGACAACCTTCTCCTGCTAAAGAAGCCCTTCTCCAACGAAGAAGTCTTCCAATTGGCGATGGCGATGACGCATAAGCGGCGGGCCATTTCCCAGAGCGAGCTGCAATTGGAACGCCTTCGCCAAGCAAATGAGCAATTGCAGACCGAAGTTCGACACCGCATGACCGCCGAGACCGAACTGCAACATGCTGCTAGCCACGACTCGTTAACAAAGCTGCCCAATCGGACCTGCCTCAAGCGGGTACTGTCGCACCGTTTTGAGAACCCACAGGTATCGGCAAATGCTTCTGATGCGTTGATCTTCTTGGATCTCGATAACTTCAAAGTCATCAATGACAGCCTCGGGCATGCGGTTGGCGATCAGCTGTTGATTCAGGTCGCTGAGCGACTTCAAAACTGCGTTGCGGAACTTGATCGCGTCCCGGTTCATCGTGGAGCCTCCCCTCGGCCGCCTAACTCACCAAGTAACCTTGTCGCTCGGCTCGGTGGCGACGAGTTTGTCATCTTTCTAGTGGGCAACAAAGACCAAGACGCTGCAATCGAATTTGCCGAACAGATCCGCTACAAATTGTGTTTACCCTATACCGTCAGCGAACATGAGTTGACGCTGGGAACCAGCTTGGGCATTGCGTTTTGCGGCGAAGCCGCACCGACTCCGGAAGAGCTGATGCGGAATGCCGACTTGGCGATGTATCGAGCCAAGTTCAGTGGTAAGCACTGCTTGGCCGTTTTTGACCACGCTATGCATGAATCGATGTCGCGTCGCTTAGCCCTTGAAGAGTCCTTGCGTACCGTATTGAAAGACGGCGGCTTGAGACTTGATTTTCAACCGATCTTCGACATGGTGACCGGTGACATCGTGGGCTTGGAGTCGTTGGTGCGATGGGACCATGCGACCCAAGGATTGATCAGTCCGGCCGATTTCATTCCGGTCGCCGAAGAAACGGGGCTGATCGTTCCCATCGGACGTTGGATCCTTGAAGAAGCCTGTCGAACCATTCATCGAATCAGCGGGATGCGACGAGGCGTCAAGCCCATCTCGGTGAGCGTGAATGTTTCCAAACGCCAAATTGCAGATCACGATTTTGTCGAACTGCTTGGCGACGTGCTTCAGACCTACGAGGTTCCCGCCGAACTGCTGAACCTCGAGATCACGGAATCGCTTATCATGGAGACACCCGAGGACATTACCGAGCGATTGACCCGGATCAGTAATCTTGGTGTCCAAATCCATATGGACGATTTTGGTACCGGGCACTCGTCGCTCAGTTGTCTGCACCGCTTTCCTATCGATGTTCTCAAGATTGATCGATCCTTTGTCGCGACGATGCAACCCGGTGATGACTACGAATCGATCGTTCATGCCATCATCACGCTGGCCCATAACCTGGACACCAAAGTGATTGCCGAGGGCATCGAAACCCCGCGTCAACTGCAACAACTTCGCGAGTTAGATTGCGATTGTGGTCAGGGGTATCTGTATAGCAAACCCAAATCGATCGACGAGCTTGAGGATCTTCTTCTCGAAGTCAAGCCAACTCCTAGCTGCAACCCCGCTTTTGGGTTTGAACGCTACGAACGGCAGCTTGAGAACGCATCAATCTAG
- a CDS encoding Gfo/Idh/MocA family protein, whose product MNDPNRMPSASSRRTFIRNTSLGLATAAALSDVPQVHAAGGDDEIKIGLIGCGGRGTGAVIDAVGAAAKVIYPDKGYHTEDVADGAKAANKRIRVVALADMFGDRLERCQTQMGKLGFEIAPDHCFTGFDAYKQLLAVADVNYVILATPPHFRPLHLQAAIEAGKHVFMEKPAAVDAPGVRMVMAAGELAKEKGLGIAAGTQRRHDRSYRDTIARIHEGAIGDIVYGKCYWNGGQIWVINRQQGWSDMEWQLRNWNYFTWLSGDHIVEQHVHNLDIMNWVLGSHPIRAVSGLGGRQVRTGDEHGHIFDHFAVEFEYPNGVSMFSQSRQINGCKNMVEEQVVGSKGKSNCKNWIGPNTGDDWNRSERSPNAYQLEHADLIQSIREGNPINEAQAVAESTMTGIIGREACYSGQAVDWDTAMKSETHLGPVQYTLGKLQIPPVAMPGKYRFS is encoded by the coding sequence ATGAACGACCCCAATCGCATGCCATCGGCATCCTCCCGCCGAACCTTTATTCGAAACACGTCGCTGGGTCTCGCGACAGCCGCAGCGCTGTCGGATGTGCCACAGGTCCATGCCGCAGGTGGCGACGACGAAATCAAGATTGGGTTGATCGGTTGCGGTGGCCGCGGCACCGGTGCGGTGATTGACGCGGTGGGTGCCGCTGCGAAGGTGATCTATCCCGATAAGGGGTATCACACCGAAGACGTCGCCGACGGCGCGAAAGCCGCGAACAAACGAATCCGTGTGGTTGCCCTGGCAGATATGTTTGGCGACCGGCTCGAGCGATGCCAAACTCAAATGGGCAAGCTTGGCTTTGAGATCGCACCCGATCACTGCTTCACGGGCTTCGATGCGTACAAGCAACTTCTTGCCGTTGCAGATGTCAATTACGTCATTCTGGCAACGCCCCCCCATTTCCGTCCCCTCCATTTGCAAGCAGCAATCGAAGCGGGCAAGCATGTGTTTATGGAAAAGCCAGCGGCAGTCGATGCCCCCGGTGTCCGCATGGTGATGGCAGCCGGCGAATTGGCAAAGGAAAAGGGACTCGGTATCGCCGCGGGAACGCAGCGTCGGCATGACCGCAGTTACCGTGACACGATCGCCAGGATTCACGAAGGTGCGATCGGCGACATCGTTTACGGGAAGTGCTATTGGAACGGTGGCCAAATCTGGGTCATCAATCGCCAGCAGGGTTGGAGCGACATGGAATGGCAGCTTCGTAACTGGAACTATTTCACATGGCTGTCGGGTGACCACATTGTCGAACAACACGTTCACAATCTGGATATCATGAACTGGGTCCTTGGTTCGCATCCGATCCGAGCGGTGTCGGGGTTGGGGGGACGGCAGGTTCGAACCGGAGACGAGCATGGGCACATTTTTGATCACTTTGCGGTCGAGTTTGAGTATCCCAATGGCGTCTCGATGTTCAGCCAAAGCCGACAAATCAATGGCTGCAAGAACATGGTTGAAGAACAGGTCGTTGGCAGCAAGGGAAAAAGCAATTGCAAGAATTGGATTGGTCCAAACACCGGCGACGATTGGAACCGCAGCGAGCGAAGCCCGAATGCCTATCAGTTGGAACATGCGGACCTGATCCAAAGCATCCGCGAAGGCAATCCCATCAACGAAGCACAAGCGGTCGCCGAGTCGACGATGACCGGCATCATCGGTCGCGAAGCGTGCTATAGCGGTCAAGCTGTTGACTGGGACACGGCAATGAAATCGGAAACGCACTTAGGGCCAGTGCAATACACCCTCGGCAAGTTACAAATTCCTCCGGTCGCAATGCCTGGTAAGTATCGTTTCAGCTAG